TACACCAGCATCCGCACCGTTAAGAAAGACCTGAAGGATGTAAAGCCCCACTACATGGTTGGTGTGCCGCGTTTGTGGGAGTCTATCTATGAGGGGGTGCAAAAGCAGTTCCGTGAACAGCCTGCCAAGAAGCAAAAGCTGGTGAAGTTCTTTCTGGAAAACAGCGATCGCTATATTCGTGCCAAGCGAACGATACAGGGATTAGCTCTGGACAATCTCAACCCCTCTGCCGCAGAAAAGCTGAAAGCCTCCCTGCAAATGCCTTTCCTCTGGGCAATTCACAAGGCAGGCGATCGTCTCGTCTACAGTAAAATTCGGGAAGCGACCGGAGGTCACGTTAACTTCCTGGTTAGCGGCGGTGGCTCGATCGCCGAACACCTGGAGGACTTCTACGAAATCATCGGCGTGACAATTCTGGGCGGCTACGGACTGACGGAAACCTCCCCCATTACCCATGTACGTCGTCCCTGGCGCAACATCCGAGGCGCAGATGGTCAGCCCCTTCCCCACACTGAAACCCGTATTGTCGATCCAGAAACTCGCCATAATTTGCCAATCGGTCAACAGGGCTTAGTCTTGATTCGCGGCAACCAGGTGATGCAGGGCTACTACAAAAATCCTACCGCCACCGCAAAGGCGATCGACCCCGAAGGCTGGTTTGACACGGGCGATCTGGGCGTGATTACTGAATTTGACGATCTGATTATCACCGGACGCGCCAAAGATACGATCGTCCTCACCAACGGCGAAAACATTGAACCTCAGCCGATCGAGGATGTTTGCATTCGCAGTCCCTATGTGGATCAGATCATGCTGGTGGGACAGGATCAAAAAGTGCTGGGTGCGCTGATTGTACCTAACCTGGATGCCCTCAAACTCTGGGCAACTCAGCAAAACCTTTCGCTCAAAATCCCCGGCGAACCACCTTCCGGCACAGGCGAACCAACCGATCTTGACAGTAAGCCAGTCCAGGAACTCTTCCGGCAGGAACTCAACCGCGAAATCAAAAACCGCCCCGGCTATCGGGCAGACGATCGCATTGGACCCTTCCGCCTGCTGCTCGAACCCTTTACGATCGAAAACGGAATGCTGACCCAGACGCTCAAAGTGAAGCGCAACGTGGTGATGGAACACTACCGTAAGACGATCGACGAGATGTTTGTCTAATCGAACCCGTTTGCCTGAAATTTTCAATAAGCGTCCATTCTCATACAAAATAGACAATGGGCTGTCGTCAATGGGATTCAACGGAATGCCTGATGACGCGATTGCCTACGTGTAGAAGATTATGAAAAACCTACTCTCCTAGCCTCCGTTCATGGAAATCTCCAAACCCCATTTGCTGCTAAAGCGCGTCGTTAACGTGAAGGTCGTCGTGACTCCCCGCTGGAAGGAAGAAACCCAACAGCAATTGCAAGCCCAGATCAATCAAGTTGATGGGCAGCTTCAGCAATTGGAGATCGATGGGCAGCGGACGATCGGCGAAATTCAGCGACAAAGCACCAACGCTTCTGATCCGGTTGTGGTTCAGCAGGTGAATAACGTGCAGGTGCAAATTAACCAGCGGCGCAGCGAACTGCTCGCCAAGAAAAACCAAATTTTGCAGCAGCTTCAGCAGGTGCAGTTGCTCGATCTAGATCAGGAAGTCAGTACCGGACAAGTCGAAGGCTTTTTCCGCGTCGAGACGGGCGATAACCTGCTCCGCAAAATGCAGGTCGAACTGCTGCTGCGCGACGGCGTTGTTGAGGAAATTCGCGGAGACGTATAAGCCATGATTAACGAAATTTTTATGCCTGCCCTCAGTTCCACCATGACGGAAGGCAAAATCGTGTCCTGGGTCAAATCCCCTGGCGACAAAATCGAAAAGGGTGAAACGGTCGTGATTGTCGAGTCCGATAAGGCAGACATGGACGTGGAATCCTTCTACGAGGGTTACCTTGCCACGATCGTTGTTCCCGCTGGCGAATCTGCTGCGGTTGGATCTGCGATCGCCCTGGTTGCCGAAACCGAAGCCGAAATTGAACTTGCCAAACAGCAGGCATCCGCAAACGCAGCCCCCGCAGAAGCCACGGCAGACGCTCCGGCACAAATGGCAGCCGCCACCGCAGTTTCTCCCGCCCCGGCATCAGCAGCTAACGGCAATGGTAACGGCATCCCCAGCCGCAATGGACGGACGATCGCCTCCCCCCGCGCCCGCAAACTGGCAAAAGAGCTGAAGATCGATCTGGCAGGACTCCAGGGAAGCGGACCCTACGGACGCATTGTCGCAGAAGACATCGAAGCCGCCGCAGGCAAAACATCAGCTCCCGTCTCCCCTGCCGCTCCCGGTCAGGTCGTGCCGCTGAACACGCTGCAAAATGCCGTGGTGCGGAATATGATGGCAAGCCTGCAAGTGCCTGTTTTTCGGGTGGGCTACACCATCACGACGGACAATCTGGACAAGCTGTACAAGCAGGTGAAGTCGAAGGGCGTGACGATGACGGCGCTACTGGCAAAAGCGGTTGCCGTGACGCTGCAAAAGCACCCCATCATGACTGCCTTCTACACCGAACAGGGCGTCAACTACCGATCGTCAATCAACGTGGCGATCGCCGTAGCGATGGACGATGGCGGACTGATTACCCCAGTGCTGCAAAATGCCGACCAGCTTGACCTTTACTCCCTCTCACGGATGTGGAAGGATCTGGTTGATCGCTCCCGGTCTAAGCAGCTTCAGCCCGACGAGTACAGTACGGGTGGCTTCACGATCTCGAATCTGGGAATGTTTGGAGTCGATCGCTTTGATGCTATCCTGCCGCCCGGACAGGGAGCCATTCTGGCAGTAGGCGCATCCCGTCCGCAAATGGTGGCAACGCCCGATGGACTGTTTGGCGTGAAAAATCAGATGCAGGTTAATCTCACCTGCGACCACCGCATTATCTACGGCGCACACGCTGCTGCCTTCCTGCAAGACCTGGCGAAGCTGATTGAAACCAATCCGCAGTCGTTAACGCTGTAAAGACGCTGCGAGGCGATCGATGGATAAAGATTAACGTCTATTCATTCACAGACTGAGGGGCAACCGCCCCTTTTTTTTAGCGAATTTTTACCGCCTACTCCCCGATTGCGTCCCAGCTCCCCGCAGGGGTAATCGCAACTGCCGCAAATAGTTGCCCGGATCTTGCGCCACCCAACCCAGATTAGAATTCGATCGCACTTCAAAGGTGAGATAAGGCTGACGATTCGCTCCCGGATTTCCGACTGTGCCGATCGTCGCCCCTGCCTGCACAGTTTGACCGACTCTTACATTCATTCGATCTAGCTGGG
This is a stretch of genomic DNA from Leptolyngbya ohadii IS1. It encodes these proteins:
- a CDS encoding AMP-dependent synthetase/ligase, giving the protein MTAAAAKPTVTATTQPTFQDRFDYSKISAVPEIWGILTQSPQIAQTIALSDPHGKPAIELTYGELYQQIRWFAAGLQSLGIQAGDHIALFSDNSPRWFIADQGMMTAGVVDAVRGSQADREELLFILEHSDSVALVVQDKETLNKIAGGLAGLPLRFVITLSNETPALEGLRVIPFSDVIEMGTSHPLQPVSLSPDMTATLMYTSGTSGQPKGVMLSHRNLLSQIAGAYQVAQPQPGERVLSILPIWHCYERTFEYYVLSHGVTQTYTSIRTVKKDLKDVKPHYMVGVPRLWESIYEGVQKQFREQPAKKQKLVKFFLENSDRYIRAKRTIQGLALDNLNPSAAEKLKASLQMPFLWAIHKAGDRLVYSKIREATGGHVNFLVSGGGSIAEHLEDFYEIIGVTILGGYGLTETSPITHVRRPWRNIRGADGQPLPHTETRIVDPETRHNLPIGQQGLVLIRGNQVMQGYYKNPTATAKAIDPEGWFDTGDLGVITEFDDLIITGRAKDTIVLTNGENIEPQPIEDVCIRSPYVDQIMLVGQDQKVLGALIVPNLDALKLWATQQNLSLKIPGEPPSGTGEPTDLDSKPVQELFRQELNREIKNRPGYRADDRIGPFRLLLEPFTIENGMLTQTLKVKRNVVMEHYRKTIDEMFV
- a CDS encoding YlqD family protein, whose protein sequence is MEISKPHLLLKRVVNVKVVVTPRWKEETQQQLQAQINQVDGQLQQLEIDGQRTIGEIQRQSTNASDPVVVQQVNNVQVQINQRRSELLAKKNQILQQLQQVQLLDLDQEVSTGQVEGFFRVETGDNLLRKMQVELLLRDGVVEEIRGDV
- a CDS encoding dihydrolipoamide acetyltransferase family protein, with the translated sequence MINEIFMPALSSTMTEGKIVSWVKSPGDKIEKGETVVIVESDKADMDVESFYEGYLATIVVPAGESAAVGSAIALVAETEAEIELAKQQASANAAPAEATADAPAQMAAATAVSPAPASAANGNGNGIPSRNGRTIASPRARKLAKELKIDLAGLQGSGPYGRIVAEDIEAAAGKTSAPVSPAAPGQVVPLNTLQNAVVRNMMASLQVPVFRVGYTITTDNLDKLYKQVKSKGVTMTALLAKAVAVTLQKHPIMTAFYTEQGVNYRSSINVAIAVAMDDGGLITPVLQNADQLDLYSLSRMWKDLVDRSRSKQLQPDEYSTGGFTISNLGMFGVDRFDAILPPGQGAILAVGASRPQMVATPDGLFGVKNQMQVNLTCDHRIIYGAHAAAFLQDLAKLIETNPQSLTL